CGATTGCAGTCCTAAACATGATTGTTGTATTCTTCCACTCCACTTTATCTGGCTAATCCATTACGCGTGGCAGCTCGACCTGCTGACCACACAGGTGCATTGAGCGTGAAGGGCCCACTGGACTTCtcctcttgtttgtttgtttgtttgtttgctagcTTAAGCAATTGCTTGCTGGTGGAAAGGCATCTATCCGTCACGGCTGTGTTTGCCCAACTGTCGCTTTTAATGGCCCTTTTCCCTTTCCACATCTCCTGGCCTTGAACTCCTCTCTAGACGCGTAAAAAATACGCACCGGACATATAAGTGCAGCTCCATACAAACATCTCGGATGATAACGCTCAAATGGGTCGTTTTTACGCACGGAATATCAGGGCTGTTTAGGTTTCAAAAGGGTCGTAAACGCACGCAAGTCAACGCCCTGCTTGATACTTGACGGCGGCGTGCGCCACAGGCGTTGCGTTTGGCACTAAGTGGTGGGCGGGGCGGGCCCGAGCTGAGctaagctgagctgagctgagctgagctaaaCTGAGCTGAGTTGAGTTGAGCTaaactgagctgagctgagttgAGCTaaactgagctgagctgagttgAGCTAAACTGAGCTGAGCTGACTCAACCGCTGCGGAGGCGCCGCGCGCGCCCTTTACGCGCGCGTCTACTTTCCACTCCAGccctaaaaaaaaacgtttgtccCTTCCCTTCCATCTTAATCTCCGAGGACGCCTTCAGTCCCTGGAGACGAGCCTAATACGCACATCTGATTGGGCCGGAACGTGAATCCGCGCCACGAACCGGGAGAATGTGGCCTTAAATGAGCCTGGGATGGTGCCAACCGAGGTGGAGGGATGAAGATGCACGGCGAGAGAAACGTCTTTGGGGTCTTGTGTCacaggggaggaggagggagagtcCCACGCCATGTCGAGAGGGCATGGAACACCGTGCCTAAAGGTGGCGCAAATCATGTCGATTCAAAGTCGACATCTTGCAAGTCGGCGCAGGATAAAGTGCCCAGAAGCAGCAGTCCGGTCTCTGTTCACGCGGAGCTGCCCAGCAGCATCCAACAAGGTTTGCGCATCTTTCCAGGCAGGCACCTTCCTGCCCCGCCCGCATATGTACAAGCAATGAATGACTCGTGGTTCCTCCTGCGCTCTCGTTTCAGCTTTTGCAACGATCGCATGGGATGATTTGGAAGACTGCGCCAGGAAAAACGAGAGCGATTCACTCGGCTCGCAGGTAAGGAAATgtcgttgttggtttttttggttttgtttttgtttttgttagagCCAACCAACCACTTGTCTTCTCTCGCTGCATGCTTAATGGCACGTTTTATGCACACgagaggaaaaacaaataaGGTGGCAGATATGCAGTTGCGCATCACTCAAAGTCGGTTAATGTTTGACAAGGTGCGCTGGAATCCTCCACAAATAGCATCGTGAGTCAGGCGACCAAAAACACTCCTTTTACCCTGCTGCCCTGAACGCATCACGCTCATTCTCCGAGTCATGATTGCGAGTTTTCCCGTCAAAGCACAATGCCCTGCCGGGTGGTCCTGGTGGGACTTTCAGGTAGATGTGACCTAGCTGCTTGTACGTCTTCTCAATGGGCGGCCACATTTTGAACACGCCTGCCTTTTCGTCATCTCAACAGGTCAATGGATCTGATGCTGATGAGCAAAACTTTGGGGAATTTGCTCTGGATTTTACAGCAGGTAAGAACATTCTGCAATTTCTGCAAGAATTGCATGTGAAAGTATCCAATCACCTGAAttgggttgttgttgttgttgttgttgttgttgttgttgtcgtcgtcgttgttgttgttgttgttcctgGGAGAACTGATGCATGACTGTTGTTCTGTCAGATTCTCCAGCCACTCTGGAGAGCAGCCTGTCCCCTGCTGAGCTGGTCCACTTTCAGGGATGCGTCatcccccccctcacccctcaGCACGTCTTCTCTCCGGAAAATGACGACGTCCTGCTTCCCAATTCTTCCTGCACACGTGACCGGGATGGGGAACTTTGGACAGGCTTCAGCTCATGTCAAGCCAGGATGGGACATGCCGTGGAGGCCAATCTCCAGGTCGGTCTTCATCCATGTGGCCGAATCCATCAAATCAGGCCTTGTGATATTCATGGGAATCGCTTGAATGCTTCTCAGAGGAGACATTTGGAAAAATCCATTGAAGCCACTCAACTTGGGTCGAAGGTGGATCGTGCTCGGTTGCTTTATAGGACTGTCTGATCGTGGATCACCTTGTGCCTTCTAGCAGGTGCATGAGACTTTGCAGCGCAGAAGTGAGCCATCTGAGGAGGGAAGCC
This portion of the Syngnathus scovelli strain Florida chromosome 3, RoL_Ssco_1.2, whole genome shotgun sequence genome encodes:
- the mcidas gene encoding multicilin; protein product: MKMHGERNVFGVLCHRGGGGRVPRHVERAWNTVPKGGANHVDSKSTSCKSAQDKVPRSSSPVSVHAELPSSIQQAFATIAWDDLEDCARKNESDSLGSQVNGSDADEQNFGEFALDFTADSPATLESSLSPAELVHFQGCVIPPLTPQHVFSPENDDVLLPNSSCTRDRDGELWTGFSSCQARMGHAVEANLQQVHETLQRRSEPSEEGSLHLRQLACRAKLLASVLEKLMADRKVDKSQAARPSGAKSSSPCKRQRLDDGCQSPDSVEEILRDVGTRCHAVLCAQAGAPRRDTDAIPVYGSFSGLQTSICKDSSSSSSSSSSSSSSEADTWSFRTTVKEHGTIRTRVFPHGRAFTSGTRHGGYRFRWVPDDN